One window of the Salvia miltiorrhiza cultivar Shanhuang (shh) chromosome 6, IMPLAD_Smil_shh, whole genome shotgun sequence genome contains the following:
- the LOC130988988 gene encoding ATP-dependent zinc metalloprotease FTSH 7, chloroplastic-like, whose translation MSDGDKTTLESTNYILGFVIDAVAKSRDGRFRIVSNDEREQTLNQLLTVCGGGLNEPYVELKRLVNSQEKLYQMASKLHI comes from the exons ATGTCTGATGGTGACAAAACGACCCTTGAATCGACAAACTATATTTTGGGGTTTGTGATTGATGCTGTAGCCAAGAGCCGTGATGGTAGATTCCGTATTGTGAGTAATGATGAGCGTGAACAGACCTTAAATCAGCTTCTCACT GTTTGTGGTGGTGGATTAAATGAGCCGTATGTTGAGCTGAagaggcttgtgaattcacaagaaaagttATACCAGATGGCTAGCAAGTtgcatatttaa